The Bacteroidota bacterium DNA segment TGACACTGATCGAACAAAAAGTTAACTGGGATAAACTGATTAGCCCGATACAGCAAAAGATCGAAAGTCTCAGGTCAGACGCTCCTGCCGGACGAAAACGTCATGAGCTAATAGTTATTGTCAAATGTTTCCTCTTG contains these protein-coding regions:
- a CDS encoding IS5/IS1182 family transposase; its protein translation is MSTRSNKIHNVDLFTQTANENFEKHIKTQSKAALTLIEQKVNWDKLISPIQQKIESLRSDAPAGRKRHELIVIVKCFLL